TATTTGAGGAACTTATTTGATTTTCTGATATGCAACTTGTTGAAAATAactatctgtgtctgtatgtcacGCTGCCTTATGCAAACTAATATGTTCTTATAAATCTTACACTTAAATTCATCTTCTGAATTGACAATAGTGTGAGGGACTTGGAAAACCAGACTTTTGGACTGGAGCTTTTGGttgccacaaaaaaacattaaggtGGATGGCATTACTGAAATGTTCGATggaaatgtcactttttacaATACATTTGCTCCCAATGTTTGACCTATGAAAAAGCTCTGTGTCAAATCATTCCTTTTCACTACATAGATGGGAAAATGTGGTATAGTATAACAATGACAGTTgcagatgaaaatatttcaaccaATATTGTACACTGTATTTGTCATTTGAAATACATGGACTGCTGAGACTCAAGTTGTGTTATTTGGGCTCAACACCAAACACATATGTTCAAGAGGGGAAGTATGTGAAGTACAGTGGAGGGAGTGTCggagaggaaaaactgaaaacatgatgATAGAAATATTTGAGCCCTTTGTCGCTTTCTTTGAACAGTTTCTACACCGTTTATAGTCCAGCTGTGATAAAGTCATATGATGGGACATGATGCAGAAAGGCAGTGAGCCGTAATGGTTCAGATCTGACAGTGCAGGACCTGTCTGATTTGTTAATCCAGACTGTCaactaaaaaggaaaacatgaactgaggaaacagatgaagtgAGAAGTTTGGTAGAATGCAGGTTCAAGAGACATATTATTTACTCCTTATATGTTTAACCTCAGACAGGAGACTGGCAGTGTGTAACAATGATGGGTCACTTGGTCAGATGCTATCAAGTGACTGAAGAAGACTACAACGGTTGTTGCCAAATGTAATGACAATTattacagttacacaaacaaagtcTATGTGTGTCTATCTACAtacacaacaagaaaaagttcatttcaCCTTCACTGGATGAACAAACACTCTTATTCCCATGTGTCTCCCTGTTGTTGTTAGATGGTATAGAGAGAGGGCAGACCCTGTAGGGATGGAACTCCAGCTCTTTAAGCCATCTGTCCTGTCACTGAGGCACTGACACAGGGGAAGTAGGATTTGAAGTGAGGTGTCTGATCTGTTCGTTaatcatggaaaatgtttcttttgtaagAATCTTCACCTTGTCCGGGTGAAATGAGACGCTTAATTACCGAGTAGCACTCTTCTCTTTGACGTTATTATATTACTGTGCTATTTTGTTCTTCAATGTCTCtctcatcattattattgcGTTAGATGAAAACCTTCATGAACCTATGTACATCTTattgtgtagtttttgtgttAATGGACTTTATGGAACCACAGGTTTCTACCCCAAATTCCTGCTAGATCTGCTGTCACCTTCTCCAGAAATCGTCTATGAAGGATGCCTCTTCCAGGCTTTCATCATGTACTCCTTTGCTTGCTGTGATCTGTCCATTCTGGCAGTTATGGCCTATGACAGGTATCTGGCTATATGTCGCCCGCTGCACTACCACTCTCAGATGTCTAAGAGGAGGCTGTCTCAGCTGGTATGTTTCTCCTGGTTAACTCCTCTCTGTATTTTCTCCATCAATGTTTTTCTAACATCCAGACTCAAGTTATGTAgttcaaacatgcagaaaatattttgtgtgaacTGGGTAATTGTTAAACTTTCTTGCTCTGAAGCTGACACCTTTTCAAACAACATAGCTGCCTATATTACAATTGTTATCTATGTTTCTCATGGCTTTTTCATAATTTGGACTTACATGCACATTGTTAAAACTGCTGTCAGGTCGGAGAATGTCAGGGTGAAGTTTATGCAGACCTGTGTGcctcatttaatttctttgattaCATTCCTTGTTACAATagtttttgatttgatgtaCAT
This portion of the Echeneis naucrates chromosome 21, fEcheNa1.1, whole genome shotgun sequence genome encodes:
- the LOC115062260 gene encoding LOW QUALITY PROTEIN: olfactory receptor 52D1-like (The sequence of the model RefSeq protein was modified relative to this genomic sequence to represent the inferred CDS: substituted 1 base at 1 genomic stop codon) — protein: MENVSFVRIFTLSGXNETLNYRVALFSLTLLYYCAILFFNVSLIIIIALDENLHEPMYILLCSFCVNGLYGTTGFYPKFLLDLLSPSPEIVYEGCLFQAFIMYSFACCDLSILAVMAYDRYLAICRPLHYHSQMSKRRLSQLVCFSWLTPLCIFSINVFLTSRLKLCSSNMQKIFCVNWVIVKLSCSEADTFSNNIAAYITIVIYVSHGFFIIWTYMHIVKTAVRSENVRVKFMQTCVPHLISLITFLVTIVFDLMYMRFGSRDLPQNLQNFISIEFLLIPPLMNPLIYGFKLSKIRQKILYLVHVGKK